The following are from one region of the Rhodopirellula sp. P2 genome:
- a CDS encoding serine/threonine protein kinase: MTNPTERAIFLQAIEEENLDDRLAYLDSACGDDANLRQSVEGLLAAHEQPAALLDHPIGADRSRPFLARELVDESVDHIGMQIGPYKLREQIGEGGFGLVFVAEQEQPVRRRVALKIVKPGVGSKEVIARFEAERQAVALMNHPNITQVFEAGVTTDHRPYFVMELVRGLPITEFCDEKQLDVRDRLNLMIDVCSAVHHAHQKGVIHRDIKPSNVMVTLHDGKAVAKVIDFGVAKALGQKLTDKTVYTRFFSMIGTPLYMSPEQAKMSSLDVDTRSDIYSLGVLLYELLVGATPFDRGRLDSAGLDEMRRIIREEEPPRPSTRLSTLTAERIRSLGIQSGGMGPSQSRSFSSDLRGDLDWIVMKALEKDRTRRYDSAASLAQDIRHYLQGEPVTARPPSKFYQFQKFARRNRVVIGIVTLVGCTMVLGTAASLWQMSQAIQERNAKDEALRGAMVAKAEAITAKQEVELFATYLTQANELVASGHAHLNAGQWSEAARDYDAAVEIQPSYYLPRVQRAQLYARLHLWPEAAKDYAIALANGARTTQPQWWGVPALFRFTGHLGEYQRLAEQYQVQLMKEPEEPDWLLLRGLMVGDPAEPIALV; the protein is encoded by the coding sequence ATGACCAACCCGACTGAACGAGCGATATTTTTGCAGGCGATCGAGGAAGAAAACCTTGACGACCGTTTGGCGTACTTGGACTCTGCCTGCGGTGACGATGCAAACCTTCGGCAGTCGGTGGAAGGATTGCTCGCCGCCCATGAGCAACCCGCGGCGTTGTTGGATCATCCCATCGGAGCCGACCGCAGCCGACCATTCCTGGCAAGGGAACTGGTGGATGAGTCCGTCGATCACATCGGGATGCAAATTGGCCCGTACAAGCTAAGGGAACAAATTGGCGAAGGCGGGTTTGGTTTGGTGTTTGTCGCCGAGCAAGAGCAACCGGTCCGTCGCCGTGTTGCCTTGAAAATTGTCAAACCGGGCGTCGGTTCCAAAGAAGTCATCGCACGCTTCGAAGCCGAACGCCAGGCCGTTGCGTTGATGAACCACCCCAATATCACACAAGTGTTTGAAGCGGGCGTGACCACCGATCATCGACCCTACTTCGTCATGGAATTGGTGCGGGGGCTTCCCATCACGGAGTTCTGTGATGAAAAGCAATTGGACGTGCGAGATCGGTTGAACCTGATGATCGATGTGTGCTCGGCCGTTCATCACGCCCATCAAAAAGGCGTCATCCATCGCGACATCAAACCGTCCAATGTGATGGTGACGTTGCACGACGGAAAAGCGGTCGCGAAAGTGATTGACTTCGGAGTCGCCAAGGCACTGGGACAAAAGCTGACCGATAAAACGGTGTACACGCGATTTTTCTCGATGATTGGGACGCCGCTTTACATGAGCCCCGAACAAGCCAAGATGAGCAGCCTCGACGTGGACACTCGCAGCGACATCTATTCGCTTGGTGTGCTGCTGTACGAGTTGCTTGTGGGGGCCACGCCATTCGATCGTGGTCGTCTGGATTCCGCGGGGTTGGACGAGATGCGGCGAATCATCCGCGAAGAAGAGCCGCCGCGGCCCAGCACTCGGCTGTCCACTTTGACCGCGGAACGCATCCGGAGTCTGGGGATTCAGTCCGGCGGGATGGGGCCCTCTCAATCACGAAGCTTCAGTTCGGACCTGCGTGGCGACTTGGACTGGATCGTGATGAAGGCGTTGGAAAAGGATCGCACTCGTCGGTACGATTCCGCTGCCTCGTTGGCCCAAGATATCCGGCACTACCTGCAGGGCGAACCGGTCACCGCGAGACCACCGAGCAAGTTCTATCAATTCCAGAAATTTGCTCGTCGGAATCGAGTGGTGATTGGCATCGTGACCTTGGTGGGCTGCACGATGGTTTTGGGCACAGCAGCGAGTCTTTGGCAAATGTCCCAGGCAATTCAAGAACGAAATGCGAAGGACGAAGCGTTGCGCGGCGCGATGGTCGCCAAAGCGGAGGCGATCACTGCCAAGCAGGAGGTCGAGTTGTTTGCCACTTACTTAACCCAGGCCAATGAGCTTGTTGCCAGTGGCCATGCCCATCTCAATGCGGGTCAATGGAGCGAGGCCGCCCGCGACTACGATGCCGCTGTGGAAATTCAGCCCAGCTACTACTTGCCTCGGGTTCAGCGAGCTCAGCTGTACGCTCGCTTGCATCTTTGGCCGGAAGCCGCCAAGGACTACGCGATCGCGCTCGCAAATGGTGCTCGCACCACACAGCCTCAGTGGTGGGGCGTTCCGGCGCTGTTTCGCTTCACAGGCCACCTGGGAGAATACCAGCGGTTGGCAGAGCAATACCAAGTCCAGCTGATGAAAGAGCCGGAGGAACCGGATTGGTTGTTGCTTCGAGGGTTGATGGTGGGAGATCCAGCGGAGCCCATCGCCTTGGTTTGA
- a CDS encoding EF-hand domain-containing protein — protein sequence MIRTLQCIAVAGTFCLPNLLVAQPPGRGGPPTEMILQLFTTADANQDGSVTKSELLIAMQSQSRGNQFGRGGPPPMNGNPMNGNAGPGNPGQPPQGEHGGQHGPPTEPGQVLPEPVAQSLNLTERQSRQLAALQAEVTRRLAAILTDEQETQLRNVRPPQGPNPMEAGGEARPNQRPERPQ from the coding sequence GTGATTCGAACACTCCAGTGCATCGCCGTCGCCGGGACATTCTGTCTTCCCAATCTGCTCGTGGCCCAACCACCCGGACGCGGTGGCCCTCCCACCGAAATGATCTTGCAGTTGTTCACAACGGCGGACGCGAACCAGGACGGCAGCGTCACCAAATCGGAACTGCTGATTGCGATGCAAAGCCAGAGTCGCGGCAACCAGTTCGGACGCGGTGGTCCGCCACCCATGAACGGCAACCCCATGAACGGCAACGCAGGACCTGGAAATCCAGGGCAACCACCGCAGGGGGAACACGGTGGTCAACACGGGCCTCCCACCGAGCCCGGACAAGTCTTGCCGGAACCCGTGGCACAGTCGCTGAACCTGACTGAACGTCAGTCTCGACAACTTGCCGCGTTGCAGGCCGAAGTCACCCGACGCTTGGCCGCGATTCTGACGGACGAACAGGAAACTCAGTTGCGAAATGTTCGGCCACCTCAAGGACCCAATCCAATGGAAGCCGGCGGTGAAGCTCGTCCCAACCAACGACCCGAACGTCCTCAATGA
- a CDS encoding ECF-type sigma factor has product MNPDITRILTAIDEGDPNATGDLLPLVYDELRRLASSRMNHEKPGHTLQPTALVHEAFLRLVGGNDPQRWDGRGHFFAAAAEAMRRILIENARSKGRTKRGGNLVRRELDNDVASVDTQDIDELLTLDDALHKLSSEDPALAKLVELRYFTGLTIDETAEILGVSARTTKRNWAYARAWLQREMNQG; this is encoded by the coding sequence ATGAATCCAGATATCACGCGAATCCTGACGGCCATCGACGAAGGCGATCCCAACGCGACAGGGGATCTGTTGCCATTGGTCTATGACGAATTGCGGCGATTGGCATCCAGCCGAATGAATCATGAAAAGCCCGGGCACACCCTGCAGCCAACGGCACTGGTTCACGAAGCCTTCTTGCGACTTGTCGGCGGCAACGATCCGCAGCGATGGGACGGCCGAGGGCACTTCTTTGCCGCCGCAGCAGAAGCGATGCGGCGGATTCTGATTGAAAATGCGCGCAGCAAAGGCCGCACCAAGCGAGGTGGAAATCTGGTTCGTCGTGAACTGGACAACGATGTCGCTTCCGTCGACACGCAAGACATCGATGAACTGTTGACCTTGGACGATGCCTTGCACAAATTGTCCAGCGAAGACCCGGCGCTGGCGAAATTGGTCGAACTTCGCTACTTCACTGGGCTGACCATCGACGAGACCGCTGAGATCCTCGGTGTCTCCGCCCGAACCACCAAACGCAATTGGGCCTATGCACGAGCGTGGTTGCAACGTGAGATGAACCAGGGCTGA